In the Corvus cornix cornix isolate S_Up_H32 chromosome 18, ASM73873v5, whole genome shotgun sequence genome, one interval contains:
- the C18H17orf75 gene encoding protein Njmu-R1 isoform X3 codes for MTSYCSRWGEDTARTLRKLLPAPGPGAGSRHTRRAGWQRSPVAPRCTGGAGAAMLPVLPDGDERELESSEEGGGTGEERRPERHGCTYHGLYGYRRSAQQGAAGGDGSAGGAVAHTPSTEDFSIPEGKVGCYYCRFQQESLLEMATLESDINAPEYVVCFLGGSEKGLELFRLELDKYIQNLKINLDLEQKSLETCVSPYLRSWFEDAICPIQRVMQLFQDKLASLLHAALSYTPVEVKNADERTEKDISRFLAAASLQGLVQEGTMTSLCIAMTEEQHKSMVIDCSGPQPQLHNAGSNRFCEDWMQAFVNGAEGANPFLFRQILENFKLKAIQDINNLKRFIRQAEMNHYALFKCYLFLKNCGSGDILLKIVKVEHAEMPEARNVVTVLEEFMRETSVA; via the exons ATGACCTCATACTGCTCTCGGTGGGGTGAGGACACGGCCCGTACGCTCCGCAAGCTCCTCCCAGCGCCGGGCCCCGGGGCGGGTTCACGGCACACCCGGCGGGCGGGGTGGCAGCGCAGCCCGGTGGCTCCTCGCTGCACAggcggggctggggccgcgATGCTGCCGGTGCTGCCGGACGGCGATGAACgggagctggagagcagcgAGGAGGGCGGCGGCACGGGCGAGGAGCGGCGGCCGGAGCGGCACGGCTGCACCTACCACGGCCTATATGGTTACCGCAG GTCCGCGCAGCAGGGAGCCGCCGGCGGGGATGGCAGTGCCGGCGGCGCCGTGGCACACACGCCCTCCACTGAAGACTTCAG CATACCAGAAGGTAAAGTTGGTTGTTACTACTGTCGTTTCCAACAAGAAAGTCTTCTGGAAATGGCAACATTGGAATCAGACATCAATGCTCCAGAATATGTGGTTTGTTTCTTAGGTGGCTCAGAGAAAGGTCTGGAACT TTTCAGACTTGAGTTGGACAAATACATTCAAAATTTGAAGATAAATCTTGATTTGGAG CAAAAAAGCTTGGAGACCTGTGTTAGCCCCTACCTGAGGAGCTGGTTTGAGGATGCCATCTGCCCTATTCAGAGGGTCATGCAGCTCTTCCAGGACAAACTCGCCTCTCTGCTACATGCT gcTCTGAGTTACACTCCTGTAGAAGTCAAAAATGCagatgaaagaacagaaaaggacattagcag GttcctggcagctgccagcctcCAAGGACTTGTCCAGGAAGGCACAATGACCTCTCTGTGTATTGCCATGACAGAGGAACAGCACAAGTCCATGGTTATAGATTGTAGTGGacctcagccccagctgcatAATGCAG GAAGCAACAGATTCTGTGAGGATTGGATGCAGGCTTTTGTGAATGGTGCTGAAGGTGCAAATCCATTTCTCTTCCGGCAGATTTTGGAGAACTTTAAATTGAAG GCTATCCAGGACATTAACAACCTGAAGAGGTTTATCCGCCAGGCTGAAATGAACCACTACGCCTTGTTCAAGTGCTACCTGTTCCTGAAGAACTGTGGCAGTGGAGACATCCTGCTGAAGATTGTGAAAGTAGAACATGCAGAAATGCCAGAAGCCAGGAACGTAGTGACTGTCCTGGAGGAATTCATGAGGGAAACATCAGTAGCTTAA
- the C18H17orf75 gene encoding protein Njmu-R1 isoform X1 codes for MTSYCSRWGEDTARTLRKLLPAPGPGAGSRHTRRAGWQRSPVAPRCTGGAGAAMLPVLPDGDERELESSEEGGGTGEERRPERHGCTYHGLYGYRRSAQQGAAGGDGSAGGAVAHTPSTEDFSLSLLDTNLPAEAETELRNFIAKRLTKGALFEGMGNVASVGLSIPEGKVGCYYCRFQQESLLEMATLESDINAPEYVVCFLGGSEKGLELFRLELDKYIQNLKINLDLEQKSLETCVSPYLRSWFEDAICPIQRVMQLFQDKLASLLHAALSYTPVEVKNADERTEKDISRFLAAASLQGLVQEGTMTSLCIAMTEEQHKSMVIDCSGPQPQLHNAGSNRFCEDWMQAFVNGAEGANPFLFRQILENFKLKAIQDINNLKRFIRQAEMNHYALFKCYLFLKNCGSGDILLKIVKVEHAEMPEARNVVTVLEEFMRETSVA; via the exons ATGACCTCATACTGCTCTCGGTGGGGTGAGGACACGGCCCGTACGCTCCGCAAGCTCCTCCCAGCGCCGGGCCCCGGGGCGGGTTCACGGCACACCCGGCGGGCGGGGTGGCAGCGCAGCCCGGTGGCTCCTCGCTGCACAggcggggctggggccgcgATGCTGCCGGTGCTGCCGGACGGCGATGAACgggagctggagagcagcgAGGAGGGCGGCGGCACGGGCGAGGAGCGGCGGCCGGAGCGGCACGGCTGCACCTACCACGGCCTATATGGTTACCGCAG GTCCGCGCAGCAGGGAGCCGCCGGCGGGGATGGCAGTGCCGGCGGCGCCGTGGCACACACGCCCTCCACTGAAGACTTCAG CCTCTCCTTGCTGGACACCAACTTACCAGCTGAAGCAGAGACGGAGTTGCGCAATTTCATTGCTAAGCGTCTTACTAAAGGAGCCCTGTTTGAAGGAATGGGGAATGTAGCATCAGTGGGGCTGAG CATACCAGAAGGTAAAGTTGGTTGTTACTACTGTCGTTTCCAACAAGAAAGTCTTCTGGAAATGGCAACATTGGAATCAGACATCAATGCTCCAGAATATGTGGTTTGTTTCTTAGGTGGCTCAGAGAAAGGTCTGGAACT TTTCAGACTTGAGTTGGACAAATACATTCAAAATTTGAAGATAAATCTTGATTTGGAG CAAAAAAGCTTGGAGACCTGTGTTAGCCCCTACCTGAGGAGCTGGTTTGAGGATGCCATCTGCCCTATTCAGAGGGTCATGCAGCTCTTCCAGGACAAACTCGCCTCTCTGCTACATGCT gcTCTGAGTTACACTCCTGTAGAAGTCAAAAATGCagatgaaagaacagaaaaggacattagcag GttcctggcagctgccagcctcCAAGGACTTGTCCAGGAAGGCACAATGACCTCTCTGTGTATTGCCATGACAGAGGAACAGCACAAGTCCATGGTTATAGATTGTAGTGGacctcagccccagctgcatAATGCAG GAAGCAACAGATTCTGTGAGGATTGGATGCAGGCTTTTGTGAATGGTGCTGAAGGTGCAAATCCATTTCTCTTCCGGCAGATTTTGGAGAACTTTAAATTGAAG GCTATCCAGGACATTAACAACCTGAAGAGGTTTATCCGCCAGGCTGAAATGAACCACTACGCCTTGTTCAAGTGCTACCTGTTCCTGAAGAACTGTGGCAGTGGAGACATCCTGCTGAAGATTGTGAAAGTAGAACATGCAGAAATGCCAGAAGCCAGGAACGTAGTGACTGTCCTGGAGGAATTCATGAGGGAAACATCAGTAGCTTAA
- the C18H17orf75 gene encoding protein Njmu-R1 isoform X2 has protein sequence MTSYCSRWGEDTARTLRKLLPAPGPGAGSRHTRRAGWQRSPVAPRCTGGAGAAMLPVLPDGDERELESSEEGGGTGEERRPERHGCTYHGLYGYRSLSLLDTNLPAEAETELRNFIAKRLTKGALFEGMGNVASVGLSIPEGKVGCYYCRFQQESLLEMATLESDINAPEYVVCFLGGSEKGLELFRLELDKYIQNLKINLDLEQKSLETCVSPYLRSWFEDAICPIQRVMQLFQDKLASLLHAALSYTPVEVKNADERTEKDISRFLAAASLQGLVQEGTMTSLCIAMTEEQHKSMVIDCSGPQPQLHNAGSNRFCEDWMQAFVNGAEGANPFLFRQILENFKLKAIQDINNLKRFIRQAEMNHYALFKCYLFLKNCGSGDILLKIVKVEHAEMPEARNVVTVLEEFMRETSVA, from the exons ATGACCTCATACTGCTCTCGGTGGGGTGAGGACACGGCCCGTACGCTCCGCAAGCTCCTCCCAGCGCCGGGCCCCGGGGCGGGTTCACGGCACACCCGGCGGGCGGGGTGGCAGCGCAGCCCGGTGGCTCCTCGCTGCACAggcggggctggggccgcgATGCTGCCGGTGCTGCCGGACGGCGATGAACgggagctggagagcagcgAGGAGGGCGGCGGCACGGGCGAGGAGCGGCGGCCGGAGCGGCACGGCTGCACCTACCACGGCCTATATGGTTACCGCAG CCTCTCCTTGCTGGACACCAACTTACCAGCTGAAGCAGAGACGGAGTTGCGCAATTTCATTGCTAAGCGTCTTACTAAAGGAGCCCTGTTTGAAGGAATGGGGAATGTAGCATCAGTGGGGCTGAG CATACCAGAAGGTAAAGTTGGTTGTTACTACTGTCGTTTCCAACAAGAAAGTCTTCTGGAAATGGCAACATTGGAATCAGACATCAATGCTCCAGAATATGTGGTTTGTTTCTTAGGTGGCTCAGAGAAAGGTCTGGAACT TTTCAGACTTGAGTTGGACAAATACATTCAAAATTTGAAGATAAATCTTGATTTGGAG CAAAAAAGCTTGGAGACCTGTGTTAGCCCCTACCTGAGGAGCTGGTTTGAGGATGCCATCTGCCCTATTCAGAGGGTCATGCAGCTCTTCCAGGACAAACTCGCCTCTCTGCTACATGCT gcTCTGAGTTACACTCCTGTAGAAGTCAAAAATGCagatgaaagaacagaaaaggacattagcag GttcctggcagctgccagcctcCAAGGACTTGTCCAGGAAGGCACAATGACCTCTCTGTGTATTGCCATGACAGAGGAACAGCACAAGTCCATGGTTATAGATTGTAGTGGacctcagccccagctgcatAATGCAG GAAGCAACAGATTCTGTGAGGATTGGATGCAGGCTTTTGTGAATGGTGCTGAAGGTGCAAATCCATTTCTCTTCCGGCAGATTTTGGAGAACTTTAAATTGAAG GCTATCCAGGACATTAACAACCTGAAGAGGTTTATCCGCCAGGCTGAAATGAACCACTACGCCTTGTTCAAGTGCTACCTGTTCCTGAAGAACTGTGGCAGTGGAGACATCCTGCTGAAGATTGTGAAAGTAGAACATGCAGAAATGCCAGAAGCCAGGAACGTAGTGACTGTCCTGGAGGAATTCATGAGGGAAACATCAGTAGCTTAA
- the C18H17orf75 gene encoding protein Njmu-R1 isoform X4, translating into MTSYCSRWGEDTARTLRKLLPAPGPGAGSRHTRRAGWQRSPVAPRCTGGAGAAMLPVLPDGDERELESSEEGGGTGEERRPERHGCTYHGLYGYRSIPEGKVGCYYCRFQQESLLEMATLESDINAPEYVVCFLGGSEKGLELFRLELDKYIQNLKINLDLEQKSLETCVSPYLRSWFEDAICPIQRVMQLFQDKLASLLHAALSYTPVEVKNADERTEKDISRFLAAASLQGLVQEGTMTSLCIAMTEEQHKSMVIDCSGPQPQLHNAGSNRFCEDWMQAFVNGAEGANPFLFRQILENFKLKAIQDINNLKRFIRQAEMNHYALFKCYLFLKNCGSGDILLKIVKVEHAEMPEARNVVTVLEEFMRETSVA; encoded by the exons ATGACCTCATACTGCTCTCGGTGGGGTGAGGACACGGCCCGTACGCTCCGCAAGCTCCTCCCAGCGCCGGGCCCCGGGGCGGGTTCACGGCACACCCGGCGGGCGGGGTGGCAGCGCAGCCCGGTGGCTCCTCGCTGCACAggcggggctggggccgcgATGCTGCCGGTGCTGCCGGACGGCGATGAACgggagctggagagcagcgAGGAGGGCGGCGGCACGGGCGAGGAGCGGCGGCCGGAGCGGCACGGCTGCACCTACCACGGCCTATATGGTTACCGCAG CATACCAGAAGGTAAAGTTGGTTGTTACTACTGTCGTTTCCAACAAGAAAGTCTTCTGGAAATGGCAACATTGGAATCAGACATCAATGCTCCAGAATATGTGGTTTGTTTCTTAGGTGGCTCAGAGAAAGGTCTGGAACT TTTCAGACTTGAGTTGGACAAATACATTCAAAATTTGAAGATAAATCTTGATTTGGAG CAAAAAAGCTTGGAGACCTGTGTTAGCCCCTACCTGAGGAGCTGGTTTGAGGATGCCATCTGCCCTATTCAGAGGGTCATGCAGCTCTTCCAGGACAAACTCGCCTCTCTGCTACATGCT gcTCTGAGTTACACTCCTGTAGAAGTCAAAAATGCagatgaaagaacagaaaaggacattagcag GttcctggcagctgccagcctcCAAGGACTTGTCCAGGAAGGCACAATGACCTCTCTGTGTATTGCCATGACAGAGGAACAGCACAAGTCCATGGTTATAGATTGTAGTGGacctcagccccagctgcatAATGCAG GAAGCAACAGATTCTGTGAGGATTGGATGCAGGCTTTTGTGAATGGTGCTGAAGGTGCAAATCCATTTCTCTTCCGGCAGATTTTGGAGAACTTTAAATTGAAG GCTATCCAGGACATTAACAACCTGAAGAGGTTTATCCGCCAGGCTGAAATGAACCACTACGCCTTGTTCAAGTGCTACCTGTTCCTGAAGAACTGTGGCAGTGGAGACATCCTGCTGAAGATTGTGAAAGTAGAACATGCAGAAATGCCAGAAGCCAGGAACGTAGTGACTGTCCTGGAGGAATTCATGAGGGAAACATCAGTAGCTTAA